The DNA region CTCACCCATATGGATGTTTTACAAcaaataatttatatatttatgtttatTATACAAGATCGAATGGTTATCAAGATTTCATGCTATCACTGTGCTTCTCTCAACCCACTAGATTAAATACGTTGTCCgctactagaacaaccccttctcattccctaCATTTGGCCCCCGatgaaataaaaaagcctatactcacctcccatgctggcgccgtATCTGCGGTGACAGCACCCGCGGTTTCGGGGCTCTCATGCGGTTGTGATGACACTTGAGCCTGGAGcctaatcagcgctggcgtcactggccAGGTCTTCTGAGGAGCTGAACATGAaggggaagtcagagatcagctgtagCTTCATGTTCGATTTATGCGAAGGCAGAGACTGTGATGCCGGCGCTGTTTGGGTGCCGGCCACCATGCATCATGCAACTGCACAAAAGCACTGGGACCATGGAGCTGACACTTCAGAAACGGagctggcacgggaggtgagtataggtttttttaTTGGGACGAAGTCTGGGAAtgtgaaggggttgtccaagtagtggacaacacctcTAAGTGCAACTCAAGTTTCTTCTTGTTCCACAAATGAAGAAAGAGTCCCATGTAAAAACTGAGAACAGTCAGAACTTACTATAGTAAGTCTGCACTACCTTTGTCAGTATGCAATGCCCCATTACATCTATAATTTATAATGATCCGTGTCATTGGGACTCAAAACATTGGTTCTGATTCATAATTACATGTGAACCTTTTTAGTCTGGTTTTTGGTGTCTTTCACCTGAGTTTCAATTGCGCCTAATTCTTCTTtaaatttgcaacttttttttaaagTCCATTGTACATCTATATTCTTTCATTTTCACCTTTTTGGGCAGAATTTAGGTTTTCAAAATGTTTTGTGCCTGATACATTACTTGCAACTTTTTGAAAATCACAAAAGTTATTGCAAAtgaactccagtcctcacagagtGATTTTATGTACTCtgtattttggaaacatttttgcaccatttttgcaAAGTGTGCGACTGTTTGCTCTAAACTTTCAATTGAGCCGCACCGTGCATGCTCAACTACTGCTCCAGTCTAATAATGGACTTGTGAACTCCCCAGTAATCAGCAACTTATCACCTATGCCAAAGATAGGTGATACAATGTGATTGTGGCACAACTTTTTTAAACTGATGGTCCATTAAGAATGTATTATGCCTAATTTCCCCAGTGGTGATGCTGCAGGAAAACTCAGTGCCAGGTATCCAGACACTATACAATGGTTTCGCTAGAGGTTCCAGCAGGGGGACTTTTTGTTATCAGCTTACTGTCAATGGAAAATTTCGAAGCAGAAAATCCCTTTGATAAATAATTTAAAAGTACTCAGAGTAGTTACGCCTGATCTTTTTCACTGCTGAAGGTGATTTGCTGAAATTCCATGTACCCATAAGAACCGAAAATGGACTGACAGCAATAAGGAACACAATAATAAAACCTTAAGTATTCATTTTGGTACCCACCAAAAAATTATGTTGTTTTTACACCATTGGTAAGTAAGCACTTCAGGCCCCATTTGTAAACAATACAACTTTTCCTTTTTAGACGTTGTCCCATTTACACCCTTCAAAGCGACAATGCGGAAATAATCTGCAACATGGGACAATTCGGTCTTAAAGCTCTACAGCTATGACCCTTTGGCCTGAAATACAGGCCAACCTCTGATAAGTGTTCAGTAATGGTGACTCATGAACTTGAGTCCATTAAACATTGAACTTCACACCACATTCACATCCCGGTCATGCCCATCAAGTTGGATTTTTAACTTGTGGAGTTCTTCGATCTCCCTGTGATGGCGCTCTGTTTTGTGCCTCACCAGTGTGCGATAAAAGTGAATCGTGAAGATGACAAAGATAATGCCCACAGGTACCATGATGATGGTGGACACCAGTGCAGAGGTAAAACCTGCATCTGAACTTTGCCTCTGTGATGTAGCAGTTTCATTACGAACTTGTGGAGAGTCAATTGGTAAGAACTTTATCCAGCACAAAAGAACCACCTCCGCAAGAAACAAGAGGATCCCAAGAGCTGTGGAGAAGCCCCAAGCCAGTTCGATATAGGGATGCATACGGTCATGGGGTGATTCATTGACAGAGTTCAAATTATGGATATTACTCACTGCCTCAACATTGGGAAGTATACAAGTGCTGATCAGAAGTGCAAATAAGTGGACAGCCACCAGTATCGTGGTGCAGGCACTAAATGCAATGAGTAACGGTTTGGGGTAATCATATTTCATCTCGAGCTGGACTTCAACCATTGCCACCTAGGAAACAACATAAAAATAGAAAGACTTTTACAATGTTATAATAATATGTCATCAAAATGTTGCAGATACAGATAAGGGAATCAATAGAAGGGATTTCAAATTTATGTTGAAGTTTTAGGAATATACTGAATCTGTCAAATTCGAGCAATATGCAAATTGCTTTGTGCAAATCATGTAAGACTGCTGCCACCACTTTAcatattgcagaagattgcatcatgaAGAGAAGGATCACTTGACTGTGGGAGCATCTGggtgggcttccccataatgccttacagctatcacatcatttggtatagcacagccaattaaAAGAGACTATCACAGCCTGtaaaaaagcagaggcagggaatgcagcagccgttTTATTGCTGACCTACTGTAGATAGGGTGAGGGTGTCGCAGTTCACAGCCTAGCCACACAGACTGGGAGATAAAGCAATAAAACACTGAAAAGACTGTACCAACAGTGTATGACAGCAAAGAGGGATCAGATTGCAAATATAAGTGATATGTAGACAAAAGTGAGTCACTCTGGCTGGATCAGGGAGGGACACACAGATTATCAGTGTGGCTATAGTGCTGCTGTAATTCAATCAGACATATGCAACTTTTCTGGGCATTTGGAAGTTTTGGAGTACTTTCAATTTGCGCTGAATAGATTGGATGATAATCGATATTCCCAGCAAAATTCGGCAGAGCtgccaaatttgaatttcaaaatattcactcatttctaattgtacattttattaaataaagaaaaaaaaaagaaaatttaacaCTAAAGTATTCAGCCTTTAGAAATTTGCGAGTTTGTCATTTTTGCTAAACAACTGGAAATGTTTCCAGCCCACTCAAGAATCTTTCCCATGCACTGGTATTTTATGTGAAAAATGTTCCAGAAACCTTTAAATGACCAGAAATGTTTCCCTCTAATAAGAAAAACATTATAAAATAACATTACATTAGggattttatatttttcttttactTAATTTACTTAAAGCATAACCATCGTTTTaatttcataaattaatagtaaACATGAAAATTAGCAACTTTGGAATGTATGCTATCAAAGAGATCTGCTTCTTTttctgccagaattgatcagtcattatcaaaattctctgtATTCAGTGATGACATAttgtcccattactgagataggagatggcagttggtgctcataagattTAATTTTGATAGGTGGTGGGATGAGGAGAGAGGAGTCTGTCTCTTGCCTGTCCTTCCTTCTGTCTACATAGAATCTTTTCAGCAGCATCTgcttctcctatctcagtaatgggacaatatgtcttcactgaatacagattgtaCCTTAGAGCTGAGaaatttgataatgactgatctattttggcagagaaagaagcagatttctctgataagataaaggtgaaactagaagtttacatacactatataaaaagacacatatgcatgtttttctcaatatctgacatgaaatcagaataaacctttcccatgttaggtcaattaggattaccataactaTTAATACTAGTTGGCCTGTgagaaattttcgcacattggttgttgggggagcaggcaatttcaggaaattcaagctggtcaaatgttaatgtatttaatgagatgatgaacacagagaggtatttacaTATGTAGATTggaaatacaataaattggtttgataagtagaggctaaaaatgtcttgaggttgtggtgccacctgtaggttattgtttttttctgcaggtttctgaaaattaatgtttaaactgtatttattgatcaaattgtgaatgtgtggtttgtttgtgtcttttcttgctgaagggggcaagtttacctttcaaatggtgtattatttgtgtgtggggcgaagtaatcaccgaaaaagcagtgcatgtttacaattgtgtttgcatatgtgactcaccatttgtgtgtgtggtgcgaagtaatcactgaaaaagcaatgcatgtttacaaatgtgtttgcatatgtgactcacctgcagtgaagtttgcaatcctcaaatttgcctgaaataggcggggcaagcactttggcaagctggaaagaccccaaggcaaatgtcacctgcaggtaatttgacctttgaaatggtggatCATTTGTGTGTGTTGGTAGAGTATAAAAGAAGCAAGTGTGCAATTGactaggcagtgcatgtttacaaatgtgtttgcatatgtgactcatctgcagtgaagtgtgcaatcctccaatgtgcctgaaatcggcaGGGCAAGGAGTTAGGCAAGCTGGAAAgcacccaaggcaaatgttaggatttgtttgtgatgtctgtaagcagctttgtggtagtgtgctttggggtagtgtggtgccacctgcaagtCATTtttcttactgcaggtttatgaaaattaatgtttaaactgtattttgtgatcacatcgtggatatgatggtttgtttggctattttctggctgaagggggcaagtttacctttcaaatgatgtatcatttgtgtgtgtgggtgcagtatgaaaggagatacaaagtaatcaccgaaaaaaagtgtttaaaaataatatataaggatttgccaactgccagaataatgagagagagaatgttttaaaccatttttattacttactgcaaagtcaaaagtttacatacatttcattagtatttggtaccattaccCTTAAACTgagtgacttgggtcaaacgtttgggatatccttccacaagcttctcacaatagttggtcagaatttgggcccattcctcctgacaaaattgTGTAACTGGTTTGTAGGTCTCCTTGCTTGCACCTGCctcttcagctttgcccataaattttcaataggattgagatcagggcattgtgatggccactccaaaacattgactttgttatccttaagtgttaccattttggcagtatgctttcggtgactgtccatttggaagacccatttccacccaagctttaacttcctggctgatttcttgagatatTGCTTCTGTATTGCCACATATTCTTCCTTTCTCATTATGCCAACTATTTTGTCAagcgcaccagtccctcctgcagcaaaactaccccacaacatgatgatgcattacccgtgtttcacagttgggatggtgtcctTAGCTTTCCAAGCTTCTCACTTTTTCCTCCAAAAGTAACGGCGGTCatcatgcccaaaaagttcaattttagtttcatcagaccacaggacatgtctccaaaaaataaggtatttgttcctgtgtgcatttgcaaacattaatctggcttttttacatttcttttgaagtaatggcttcttcctggcagagtaacctttcagcccatgttgatacagtactcgtttcactgtggatagacacaatcttaccagcttttgccatcatcttcacaaggtcttttgcttttgtccttggggtgATATGCACATGTCAGCCCAAAGccctcatctctgggacacagaacccatctccttcctgagcggtatggttGCTGAACACTCCCTTCTTgcttgtacttgtgtataattctttgtacagatgaacaaggcaccttcaggtatcttgaaattgtactcaaGGATGAGTCAGTCCCTAATTCTTTTCCTtacatcttggctgatttctttaggctTTCCCATGAAGCTACACAAAGAAGccatgtgtttcaggtgtgcatt from Ranitomeya variabilis isolate aRanVar5 chromosome 3, aRanVar5.hap1, whole genome shotgun sequence includes:
- the ORAI2 gene encoding protein orai-2, with amino-acid sequence MSSELNVPVDPSTPAVSERSNKGMDYRDWVRRSYLELVTSNHHSVQALSWRKLYLSRAKLKASSRTSALLSGFAMVAMVEVQLEMKYDYPKPLLIAFSACTTILVAVHLFALLISTCILPNVEAVSNIHNLNSVNESPHDRMHPYIELAWGFSTALGILLFLAEVVLLCWIKFLPIDSPQVRNETATSQRQSSDAGFTSALVSTIIMVPVGIIFVIFTIHFYRTLVRHKTERHHREIEELHKLKIQLDGHDRDVNVV